In a genomic window of Streptococcus oralis:
- the birA gene encoding bifunctional biotin--[acetyl-CoA-carboxylase] ligase/biotin operon repressor BirA, with translation MKSHQLVYQILARENDYVSGEKIGEELNLSRTSIWKAIQRLQQEGLEIDSIKNRGYKLIQGDLILPDLIQEKTNLTIRYKPETKSTQTDAKEGIEAGNKGNTLYLSTCQTAGRGRFQRPYYSPSQGGIYMSLHIQPNLPYEKLPSYTLLVAAAVYKAIKNLTMIEVDIKWVNDIYLKNKKIAGILTEAMTSVETGSVTDVIIGLGINFSIADFPEDLKEKAGSLFMPPAPISRNELISEIWNCFYNTDSDELLYIYKERSIVLGKEVTFQLDEKLKKGLAKEISESGQLQVELEDKQTIWLNSGEISLTNW, from the coding sequence ATGAAATCACACCAACTAGTTTACCAAATATTAGCTAGAGAAAACGATTATGTTAGCGGAGAAAAAATCGGAGAAGAACTGAATTTAAGCCGTACATCCATATGGAAAGCGATCCAACGTCTTCAACAAGAGGGCCTAGAAATTGACAGTATCAAAAATAGAGGCTACAAGCTTATTCAAGGCGATTTGATATTGCCTGATTTGATTCAGGAGAAAACCAACTTAACCATTCGCTACAAACCTGAGACCAAATCAACACAAACAGATGCAAAAGAAGGGATTGAAGCTGGAAACAAAGGAAATACACTCTATCTTTCAACCTGTCAAACAGCAGGTCGTGGCCGCTTTCAGCGTCCCTACTATTCTCCATCTCAGGGCGGGATCTATATGTCCCTGCATATTCAACCCAATCTTCCCTATGAAAAACTCCCTTCCTATACTCTCCTTGTAGCTGCTGCAGTCTACAAAGCCATTAAAAATCTAACTATGATAGAAGTAGATATCAAATGGGTAAATGATATCTACTTAAAAAATAAAAAGATAGCAGGTATCCTCACCGAAGCAATGACATCAGTTGAGACAGGCTCGGTTACAGACGTCATTATCGGACTTGGTATAAATTTTTCTATAGCAGACTTCCCAGAAGACCTAAAAGAAAAAGCAGGCAGCCTATTTATGCCACCTGCACCAATTAGTCGTAATGAGCTCATCAGCGAAATATGGAATTGTTTCTACAATACGGATTCAGATGAGCTACTTTATATCTATAAAGAAAGATCAATCGTTCTTGGAAAAGAAGTTACCTTCCAGCTAGATGAAAAATTGAAAAAAGGTCTTGCAAAAGAAATCTCAGAATCTGGTCAACTTCAAGTTGAACTTGAAGATAAACAAACTATCTGGCTAAATAGCGGAGAAATATCACTAACAAATTGGTAA
- a CDS encoding AraC family transcriptional regulator — MLVFSEYQTGTIDLSLSFYGYEECTPNYSFGPAIRDTYVLHYITKGKGQFHYKGKIVDLKAGDFFLLKPDELTFYKADNQDPWAYYWLGITGGRAPDYFALSQISDQSYLIQSNNCHTQTTAKLISDIVRFAQITKSNELAQLHIMGQLHELMFHLGTIAPNQKKENISSTHQLYLDCKRLIDNHYPQSLTIQDLAKELSVHRSYLTSVFKEFHQLSPKEYLLFVRMKRAQQLLEHTNETIKVIAYSVGFSDPLHFSKAYKQFFHKTPSQTRNEYSHSLLARKENQ; from the coding sequence ATGCTCGTTTTTTCAGAATACCAGACTGGAACAATTGATCTTTCTCTTAGCTTCTACGGTTATGAAGAATGCACGCCTAATTACTCTTTTGGCCCAGCTATTCGAGATACCTATGTACTACATTACATTACTAAAGGAAAAGGTCAATTCCATTATAAGGGGAAAATTGTTGATTTAAAGGCAGGAGATTTCTTTTTACTAAAACCAGATGAATTAACATTCTATAAAGCAGATAACCAGGATCCTTGGGCTTACTACTGGTTGGGGATCACTGGAGGGAGGGCACCTGACTACTTTGCTCTATCTCAAATTTCTGACCAATCCTACCTCATCCAGTCAAATAACTGTCATACACAAACAACTGCAAAACTCATCTCAGATATTGTCCGCTTTGCTCAGATTACAAAATCTAATGAATTGGCTCAACTCCACATCATGGGACAACTCCATGAACTAATGTTTCATCTAGGAACGATTGCTCCCAATCAGAAAAAAGAGAATATTTCATCAACTCACCAGCTCTATCTTGACTGCAAACGATTAATTGATAATCACTATCCACAATCGCTCACCATTCAAGATTTAGCAAAAGAGCTATCGGTTCATAGAAGTTACTTAACTAGTGTGTTTAAAGAATTTCACCAACTCTCTCCAAAAGAGTATTTACTTTTCGTTCGAATGAAGCGTGCTCAACAGTTACTAGAACACACCAATGAAACGATCAAAGTCATTGCATATTCTGTGGGTTTTTCAGATCCACTACATTTCTCAAAAGCCTACAAACAGTTTTTTCATAAAACACCTAGTCAAACTCGAAATGAATACTCTCACTCTCTCTTAGCTAGAAAGGAAAATCAATGA